From Roseburia hominis, the proteins below share one genomic window:
- a CDS encoding DUF3592 domain-containing protein, with protein MVPIIFASICCAYLGIASLINYYRDEKKEYILVIGEVVRSDRNKFYHRGYHGIGYIPVIEYSYNNNVYQVNHRVSSSKYGKNMEIVPNSKYHIGDKVELRVYVDQPEHALINDRNNILLPLYVGIPLTLLSIVLLCVAIIN; from the coding sequence ATGGTTCCTATCATTTTTGCCAGTATTTGCTGTGCCTATCTGGGCATAGCTTCGCTGATAAATTACTATAGAGATGAGAAGAAAGAATATATACTGGTAATTGGAGAAGTTGTGCGTAGCGATAGAAACAAATTTTATCATAGAGGATATCATGGTATTGGATATATACCAGTAATTGAATATAGTTACAATAATAACGTTTATCAGGTAAATCATAGGGTTAGCTCTTCTAAGTATGGGAAAAATATGGAAATTGTTCCAAACTCAAAATATCATATTGGCGATAAAGTGGAGCTCAGAGTATATGTGGATCAGCCAGAGCATGCACTTATAAATGACAGAAATAATATTCTACTGCCACTCTATGTCGGAATCCCGCTAACCCTATTAAGTATAGTACTTTTATGTGTTGCAATAATCAACTGA
- a CDS encoding aldose epimerase family protein — protein MKVTDFGVTTKGQEAKLYTLSNGNGMEVAVSDYGAVLVQVIVPDKEGNPCDVVLGYDEAAGYEEGGLFLGAVVGRSANRIGGAVIEVDGKTYELAKNDNGNNLHSGPDFYHLRMWEVKETADDHVTFALDSPDGDQGYPGNLHIEVTYTLTSDNALKLTYHAVPDADTVINLTNHSYFNMDGHASGDVMEQEVWVDADAFTRADKESIPTGEILSVEGTPMDFRTKKPLGRDINDDYEALNFGMGYDHNWVLKNEGQFAKVAEMSSKKSGITMEVYTDLPGMQVYCGNFIIEEKGKGGAKYHKRQGCCFETQFFPDAIHKENFQGPICKKGETYDTVTMYKFV, from the coding sequence ATGAAAGTGACAGATTTTGGTGTAACCACAAAAGGACAGGAAGCAAAGCTTTACACATTATCGAACGGAAACGGCATGGAGGTTGCAGTCAGCGATTACGGCGCCGTGTTAGTACAGGTCATTGTGCCGGATAAAGAGGGAAATCCCTGCGATGTCGTGTTGGGATATGATGAGGCGGCAGGTTACGAGGAAGGCGGCCTGTTCCTGGGAGCAGTCGTAGGACGAAGCGCGAACCGAATCGGAGGTGCGGTGATCGAAGTAGACGGTAAGACCTACGAGCTTGCGAAAAATGATAACGGCAACAATCTTCACAGCGGTCCGGATTTTTATCATCTGCGTATGTGGGAGGTAAAAGAGACTGCGGACGATCATGTGACCTTTGCTCTTGACAGTCCGGACGGTGATCAGGGTTACCCGGGGAATCTTCATATTGAAGTAACGTATACTTTGACTTCGGATAATGCATTGAAACTGACTTATCATGCAGTGCCGGATGCGGACACCGTGATCAATCTGACAAATCACAGCTATTTCAATATGGATGGACATGCTTCCGGCGATGTGATGGAGCAGGAGGTATGGGTAGACGCAGATGCATTTACGCGGGCAGATAAAGAATCGATTCCGACAGGAGAGATTCTTTCGGTAGAAGGGACGCCGATGGATTTCCGCACGAAGAAACCATTGGGACGTGATATTAATGACGATTACGAAGCACTGAACTTCGGTATGGGCTACGACCACAATTGGGTTTTGAAAAATGAGGGACAATTTGCAAAAGTTGCTGAGATGTCTTCTAAAAAGAGCGGAATCACGATGGAGGTCTACACCGATCTTCCGGGCATGCAGGTCTACTGCGGTAACTTCATCATAGAAGAAAAAGGAAAGGGCGGAGCCAAGTACCACAAACGCCAGGGCTGCTGTTTTGAGACACAGTTCTTCCCGGATGCTATTCACAAAGAAAACTTCCAGGGACCGATCTGCAAAAAAGGGGAAACATACGATACTGTTACGATGTATAAGTTCGTATAG
- a CDS encoding NAD(P)-binding protein, translated as MSRLEIPTPGKAQLTIEGLYKDLERRIESSPPGLCPVDMTRAFLEMCHAQTCGKCVPCRIGLWQLKNLLTDVLNGKATMETLDLMEDLALAIMDGADCAIGYEAAHMVYKSLMGCRQDYEEHIHQGKCTCQYTQPVPCVSLCPAHVDIPGYIALVGEGRYADAIRLIRKDNPFPTTCGFICEHPCEARCRRNMVDDAVNIRGLKRMAADYAGKVPPPKCGPSTGKRVAIVGGGPGGLSAAYYLQLMGHQVTVFEMLPKLGGMLRYGIPNYRLPKDRLDDDINAILETGVEVRFGQRIGKDMTIQSLREEYDAVLITIGASTDKKLGIEGEQAEGVLSAVKFLRDVGKNENPDLTGQEVAVIGGGNVSMDAVRTARRLGAKKVSIVYRRRVADMTALPAEIEGAIAEGIEVKTLMAPSRIETDENGHVTGIYVTPQMISKIKDGRASVRPTGEPDVFIPCQTLIVAIGQDIEYQHFEEAGVPVQRGKILTQKYGGFDNIPGVFAGGDCASGPATVIKAIAAAKVVAANIDEYLGFHHEIGCDVEIPEARLDDRPPCGRVNITEREACERVCDFNGVENCMTEAEAKQEASRCLRCDHFGYGIFKGGREKLW; from the coding sequence ATGAGCAGATTAGAAATTCCTACTCCGGGGAAGGCTCAGCTTACAATTGAGGGGCTTTACAAAGATCTGGAGCGAAGAATCGAATCTAGTCCTCCGGGACTATGCCCCGTAGACATGACGCGTGCATTTTTGGAGATGTGCCACGCGCAGACCTGCGGGAAATGTGTTCCATGCCGTATCGGTCTCTGGCAGCTTAAAAACCTGCTGACTGATGTACTGAATGGAAAAGCAACTATGGAGACTTTGGACCTGATGGAAGATCTGGCGCTTGCGATTATGGACGGTGCCGACTGTGCCATCGGTTACGAGGCTGCACATATGGTTTACAAGAGCCTGATGGGCTGCCGGCAGGATTATGAAGAACATATCCACCAGGGGAAATGTACCTGCCAGTACACCCAGCCGGTTCCGTGTGTTTCACTTTGTCCTGCACATGTGGATATTCCGGGTTACATAGCACTTGTTGGGGAAGGCCGCTATGCCGACGCGATCCGCCTGATCAGAAAGGACAATCCGTTCCCGACCACCTGTGGCTTTATCTGCGAGCACCCCTGCGAGGCCCGCTGCCGCAGGAACATGGTAGATGATGCTGTCAATATCCGCGGCCTTAAGAGAATGGCTGCTGATTACGCCGGAAAGGTACCGCCTCCGAAATGCGGACCGTCCACCGGCAAACGTGTAGCCATTGTCGGCGGAGGCCCGGGAGGACTCAGCGCTGCTTATTATCTGCAGCTTATGGGCCACCAGGTGACCGTATTTGAGATGCTGCCGAAACTCGGCGGTATGCTGCGTTATGGTATCCCGAATTACCGTCTTCCGAAAGACAGACTGGACGACGATATTAATGCGATCCTCGAGACCGGCGTGGAAGTTCGTTTCGGCCAGAGAATCGGTAAAGATATGACGATTCAGAGTCTTCGCGAAGAATATGACGCCGTTCTGATCACGATCGGCGCCAGCACCGACAAGAAGCTGGGCATCGAGGGCGAGCAGGCAGAGGGCGTTCTCTCCGCAGTGAAGTTCCTCCGCGACGTAGGCAAGAACGAAAATCCGGATCTGACCGGACAGGAAGTTGCCGTAATCGGCGGCGGAAATGTTTCTATGGACGCCGTTCGTACTGCAAGAAGACTGGGCGCTAAGAAGGTCAGCATCGTTTACCGTCGTAGGGTAGCCGATATGACCGCTCTTCCCGCTGAGATCGAGGGCGCCATCGCAGAGGGTATCGAGGTAAAGACTCTGATGGCTCCTTCCCGCATCGAGACAGATGAGAACGGACATGTCACCGGTATTTATGTGACTCCGCAGATGATCAGCAAGATCAAAGACGGACGTGCCAGTGTACGCCCGACAGGAGAGCCTGATGTATTTATTCCGTGCCAGACACTGATCGTAGCAATCGGTCAGGATATCGAATACCAGCACTTCGAGGAAGCTGGCGTTCCGGTACAGCGCGGTAAGATTCTGACCCAGAAATACGGCGGATTCGACAATATTCCGGGCGTATTTGCCGGCGGTGACTGTGCATCCGGCCCGGCAACTGTGATCAAAGCCATTGCTGCTGCCAAGGTAGTAGCTGCCAATATCGACGAATATCTGGGATTCCACCATGAGATCGGCTGTGATGTGGAGATTCCGGAAGCACGTCTTGACGACCGCCCGCCGTGCGGAAGAGTCAATATAACCGAACGCGAAGCATGCGAGCGTGTATGTGACTTTAACGGTGTAGAAAACTGCATGACCGAAGCAGAAGCAAAACAGGAAGCAAGCAGATGTCTGCGCTGTGACCACTTCGGCTACGGCATTTTCAAAGGAGGCCGGGAAAAATTATGGTAA
- a CDS encoding [FeFe] hydrogenase, group A: MVNLTIDNIAVSVPEGTTIMEAAASVNIPIPKLCYLKDINEIAACRVCVVELEGMDKLITSCNNKVKEGMVIYTNSPKVRAARKRTVQLILSQHDCKCATCVRSGNCTLQKIANDFNIIDLPFKERFEDTPWDKTFPLIRDSRKCVKCMRCIQVCDKIQDLHIWDVTSTGSRTTVGVSGNRKITDADCSLCGQCITHCPVGALRERDDTDRVWDAIADKKKVVVAQVAPAVRAAWGEALGLPLEQATVGKIMDSLKKLGVDYVFDTSFTADLTIMEEGNEFLERFTKGELKSRPMFTSCCPGWVRFIKSQYPHLVPQLSTAKSPQQMFGAVMKTYFAQSIGVKPEDMFTVSIMPCVAKKGESNMELFYGEYAGHDTDVVLTTRELTRMIRSAHINPETLVDRECDPLMKEWSGAGVIFGATGGVMEAALRTAHYLVTGKNPKPDAFKAVRSPAFGTGVIEAEVTLGDATVRAAVVSGLGNTRKLIEAIERGEVHYDFVEVMACPGGCVGGGGQPIHDGQELAHERGENLYFLDENCKIRFSHENPDVLKLYEDFMEKPLSHKAHMLLHTDHNAWEMPRKPQ, from the coding sequence ATGGTAAATTTAACAATAGATAATATCGCTGTTAGCGTACCCGAGGGTACGACGATCATGGAGGCAGCTGCCAGTGTAAATATTCCGATTCCGAAGCTCTGCTATCTGAAGGATATCAATGAGATCGCAGCCTGCCGTGTCTGCGTAGTGGAACTGGAAGGCATGGATAAACTGATTACCTCCTGTAACAACAAGGTAAAGGAAGGCATGGTGATCTACACCAACAGTCCCAAGGTCCGTGCCGCAAGAAAGAGAACGGTGCAGCTTATTCTTTCTCAGCACGATTGCAAATGTGCGACCTGTGTGCGCAGCGGAAACTGTACCTTGCAGAAAATTGCAAATGATTTTAACATTATTGATCTTCCGTTTAAGGAAAGATTTGAAGACACACCGTGGGATAAGACATTCCCACTGATCCGGGATTCCAGAAAATGCGTAAAGTGTATGCGCTGTATCCAGGTCTGTGACAAGATTCAGGACCTGCATATCTGGGACGTAACAAGTACCGGTTCCAGAACCACCGTCGGAGTTTCCGGGAACCGCAAGATTACCGATGCAGACTGCTCTCTCTGCGGCCAGTGTATCACCCATTGTCCGGTAGGCGCTCTGCGTGAGCGTGATGACACCGACAGGGTATGGGATGCGATCGCTGACAAGAAGAAAGTCGTTGTAGCCCAGGTAGCGCCGGCAGTACGTGCCGCATGGGGCGAAGCACTCGGACTTCCGCTTGAGCAGGCTACAGTCGGAAAGATTATGGACTCTCTTAAGAAGCTTGGCGTTGACTATGTATTTGATACTTCCTTCACTGCCGACCTTACCATCATGGAAGAAGGCAATGAATTCCTGGAGCGTTTTACAAAAGGAGAACTGAAATCAAGACCGATGTTCACCTCCTGCTGCCCGGGCTGGGTACGTTTCATCAAATCCCAGTATCCGCATCTGGTTCCGCAGTTATCCACCGCGAAATCACCACAGCAGATGTTCGGCGCCGTAATGAAGACCTATTTCGCTCAGTCGATCGGCGTAAAACCGGAAGATATGTTCACCGTATCCATTATGCCCTGCGTAGCCAAGAAGGGCGAGAGCAATATGGAACTGTTCTACGGAGAATATGCCGGACATGATACCGATGTGGTTCTTACCACCCGCGAACTGACCCGCATGATCCGTTCTGCACATATCAATCCGGAGACCCTCGTAGATCGTGAGTGCGATCCACTGATGAAAGAATGGTCCGGAGCAGGCGTCATCTTCGGCGCTACCGGCGGCGTTATGGAAGCGGCTCTCAGAACCGCACATTATCTGGTAACCGGAAAGAATCCCAAGCCGGACGCATTTAAAGCAGTGAGAAGTCCTGCTTTTGGAACCGGTGTGATCGAGGCGGAGGTGACGCTCGGCGATGCAACGGTCCGCGCTGCAGTTGTCAGCGGCCTTGGCAATACCAGAAAGCTGATCGAGGCTATTGAGCGTGGCGAGGTTCACTATGATTTCGTAGAAGTTATGGCCTGTCCCGGCGGCTGTGTCGGCGGCGGTGGACAACCAATCCACGACGGACAGGAGCTGGCCCATGAACGTGGCGAGAACCTGTATTTCCTGGACGAAAACTGCAAGATCCGCTTCTCTCATGAGAATCCGGATGTCCTGAAGCTCTATGAGGATTTCATGGAAAAACCGCTGTCTCACAAGGCACATATGCTTCTGCATACCGATCATAATGCATGGGAAATGCCGCGGAAACCGCAATAA
- a CDS encoding diacylglycerol kinase family protein has product MLHFIVNPSARSGLGKSVWENTRQRLSCSQTPYQVHFTEGPHHATELVSKITGDGRSHTLVVLGGDGSIDEAVNGIRYSGKTTLGYIPFGSGNDFARGLGISVHADQALATVLAPSSIRHLDLGKIRFGQTTHRFAVSAGIGYDADICHRLDASGLKKLLNRFHLGRLAYAGMGLVRLICYKPSEMTTTLDDLKTLHFKRAYFAAAMNLRYEGGGCMFCPNALPDDGYLDLIVIADISKLRALITILPTVFTGKHIHMKGVHIYRCKKADITSSLALPVHSDGEPLPPVRKISFSVIPDFVHVIVR; this is encoded by the coding sequence ATGTTACATTTTATCGTAAATCCCAGTGCGCGTTCCGGTCTTGGAAAGTCGGTCTGGGAAAACACCAGACAAAGGCTTTCCTGCAGCCAGACTCCGTATCAGGTACATTTTACCGAAGGGCCTCATCACGCCACGGAGCTTGTTTCTAAAATCACGGGGGACGGACGATCCCACACGCTGGTCGTTCTGGGAGGCGACGGAAGCATCGACGAAGCGGTGAACGGAATCCGCTATTCGGGCAAGACCACCCTGGGATATATTCCCTTCGGTTCCGGCAATGATTTTGCACGTGGGCTTGGGATTTCCGTCCATGCCGACCAGGCACTGGCCACAGTGCTTGCGCCCTCTTCTATCCGGCATCTGGATCTGGGAAAGATCCGTTTTGGCCAGACCACCCACCGTTTTGCCGTAAGTGCGGGGATTGGCTACGATGCCGATATTTGCCACAGGCTTGACGCTTCCGGTCTGAAAAAGCTGCTGAACCGCTTTCATCTGGGCAGACTGGCCTACGCAGGAATGGGCCTGGTCCGGCTGATCTGCTACAAGCCTTCTGAGATGACCACCACTCTGGACGACTTAAAAACTCTGCATTTTAAGCGGGCGTATTTTGCGGCTGCCATGAATCTGCGATATGAGGGCGGCGGCTGTATGTTCTGTCCGAATGCACTTCCCGATGACGGTTACCTGGATTTGATCGTGATCGCCGATATTTCAAAGCTCAGGGCTCTGATCACCATTCTTCCTACCGTTTTTACCGGGAAGCATATCCATATGAAGGGGGTACATATTTATCGCTGCAAAAAGGCAGACATTACTTCTTCCCTTGCACTTCCCGTGCACTCAGACGGAGAACCGCTGCCGCCGGTTCGGAAGATCTCGTTTTCAGTAATTCCGGATTTCGTCCACGTAATCGTGCGATGA
- a CDS encoding glycerophosphodiester phosphodiesterase family protein, producing the protein MFLFIIILGILIGSILLYLYLIMPNLTRRRDMVPFLGRDYAHRGLHNANALVPENSMPAFKEAVKRNLAIELDIHITRDNQVVVFHDDTLDRICGVPGTIEEYTLAELRNLHLLGTAERIPLFSDVLDYIDGRVPLLVELKLPSRDMRLCAYAWELLKDYRGKFLIQSFNTLGVRWFYKNAPHILRGQLSSALTRSDRKPHYLFRLCVQFLLTNILCRPDFISYKLADSENLSLLLVHRLFHTPIAVWTLRTPKAYQKAHHQFDMYIFELPAKTASYTH; encoded by the coding sequence ATGTTTCTGTTTATCATCATACTCGGCATCCTTATTGGGAGCATTCTGCTTTATTTATACTTGATCATGCCCAATCTGACACGCCGACGTGATATGGTTCCTTTTCTCGGCAGGGACTATGCCCACCGGGGACTTCACAATGCAAATGCCTTGGTTCCCGAGAACTCCATGCCCGCTTTTAAAGAGGCCGTCAAAAGGAATCTGGCCATTGAGCTGGATATCCATATCACCCGTGATAATCAGGTGGTCGTCTTTCATGATGATACGCTGGACCGCATCTGCGGCGTTCCCGGCACCATCGAGGAGTATACTCTGGCAGAGCTCAGAAATCTGCATCTTTTAGGAACCGCAGAGCGGATTCCGCTGTTTTCCGATGTTCTGGACTACATCGACGGGCGCGTACCCCTGCTTGTGGAGCTAAAGCTCCCCTCCCGCGACATGCGCCTCTGCGCTTACGCCTGGGAGCTTTTAAAAGACTATCGCGGGAAATTTCTGATTCAGTCTTTTAATACCCTTGGAGTACGCTGGTTTTATAAAAATGCGCCGCATATCCTGCGCGGACAGCTCTCCAGTGCACTGACCCGCTCTGACAGAAAGCCTCACTATCTGTTTCGGCTCTGTGTACAGTTTTTACTGACAAATATCCTGTGCCGCCCGGATTTTATCTCCTACAAGCTGGCAGACAGCGAGAATCTCAGTCTGCTTTTGGTCCACAGGCTGTTTCACACCCCGATTGCCGTGTGGACGCTGCGCACGCCGAAAGCCTACCAAAAAGCACACCATCAATTTGATATGTACATTTTTGAACTTCCGGCCAAAACAGCCTCGTACACTCATTAA
- a CDS encoding IS1634 family transposase, whose translation MKLTVSKSKNSASFYVQKTIRKPDGRVTTVTVEKLGNLTEVTAKAGGKDPYVWAQEYVNELNRKEYDENKEILISYSPSKLLKKNEQKLFNCGYLFLQNIYYSLGLDKICRDISSRHSFAYDLNDVLSKLIYTRILYPSSKLSSNRQATKFIEQPTFELHDIYRTLSVLSEENDLIQAQLYKNSQKVCERRKDVLYYDCTNYFFEIEEADDLRRYGKSKQHQPLPIVGMGLFMDHDGIPLAFDIYPGNKNEQPTLKPLEQKVLRDYGLDQIIVCTDAGLSSKTNRKFNDRKINGVQLRSFITIQSIKQLPDYLKDFALDPDGWHLPGSDETFNLNEIDEAKNYKNIFYKDRWIKEDLSQRKIKKGAQPLEQHLVVSFSPKYKAYQRKIRNGQVERAQQLINDGKYKQRPKNQNDPHRFISREKATKDGEVCSEEIVYLNTDAIREEERYDGFYAVCTNLDDMSVEEIVRINKKRWEIEECFRVMKTEFRARPVYLQTEDHIRAHFITCFIALVIYRILEKELKEAYTCEEIIDTLKNMMMARPGEKLGYTPVYTRTDLTDRLHETAGFRTDYQIITDVNMRKIIRASKKKK comes from the coding sequence ATGAAACTTACAGTAAGCAAATCGAAAAATTCTGCATCCTTTTATGTACAGAAAACAATCCGAAAACCAGATGGCCGTGTGACCACTGTCACAGTTGAAAAACTTGGCAACCTGACAGAAGTCACCGCAAAAGCCGGTGGTAAGGATCCCTATGTATGGGCACAGGAGTATGTCAATGAATTAAATCGCAAAGAGTATGATGAGAACAAAGAAATCCTTATCAGCTATTCTCCTTCAAAGCTCCTGAAGAAAAATGAACAGAAGCTTTTTAACTGCGGTTATCTCTTCCTGCAGAACATTTATTATAGTTTGGGGCTGGACAAAATATGCAGGGATATTTCCTCCCGTCATTCTTTTGCTTATGATTTGAATGATGTCCTTTCGAAGCTTATTTATACAAGAATTCTTTATCCATCTTCAAAACTGTCCTCCAACAGACAGGCCACGAAATTTATTGAGCAGCCCACATTCGAACTGCATGACATCTACAGGACCCTTTCTGTCCTTTCGGAAGAAAATGATCTTATACAGGCACAGCTTTATAAAAACAGCCAGAAGGTCTGCGAACGCAGGAAAGATGTCCTTTATTATGACTGTACGAATTACTTCTTTGAGATTGAAGAGGCAGATGATCTGCGCCGCTATGGAAAATCCAAACAGCACCAGCCCCTCCCTATCGTTGGTATGGGACTGTTCATGGATCACGACGGCATTCCGCTGGCCTTCGATATTTATCCCGGAAACAAAAATGAACAGCCCACTTTGAAACCACTGGAGCAAAAAGTACTCCGCGATTACGGACTTGACCAGATCATCGTCTGTACAGATGCAGGGCTTTCTTCCAAGACAAACCGGAAGTTCAATGACAGAAAGATTAATGGTGTACAGCTCCGTAGTTTTATTACCATACAATCCATAAAACAGCTGCCTGACTATCTCAAGGATTTTGCACTTGATCCAGACGGATGGCACCTGCCAGGTTCTGATGAAACCTTTAATCTCAACGAGATCGATGAAGCAAAGAATTATAAAAACATTTTTTATAAGGATCGCTGGATCAAAGAGGACCTCTCCCAACGGAAGATCAAAAAAGGAGCCCAGCCATTAGAACAACATCTGGTCGTTTCTTTTTCTCCAAAATATAAAGCTTATCAGAGGAAGATCCGGAACGGGCAGGTCGAGCGTGCACAGCAGCTTATTAATGATGGGAAGTATAAACAGCGTCCCAAGAACCAGAATGACCCGCACAGATTTATCTCCAGAGAGAAAGCAACCAAAGATGGAGAAGTCTGCTCAGAAGAGATCGTGTATCTTAATACAGATGCAATCCGGGAAGAAGAACGTTATGATGGTTTCTATGCTGTATGCACGAACCTGGATGATATGAGTGTAGAAGAGATCGTAAGAATCAACAAGAAGCGCTGGGAGATTGAAGAATGTTTCCGGGTCATGAAAACGGAATTCAGGGCCCGCCCCGTATACCTTCAGACAGAAGACCATATCCGTGCCCATTTCATCACTTGTTTTATAGCACTTGTTATCTACAGGATTCTGGAAAAGGAACTCAAAGAAGCCTATACATGTGAGGAAATCATAGATACTTTAAAGAACATGATGATGGCCCGCCCCGGTGAGAAACTGGGGTACACACCCGTTTATACAAGGACGGATCTGACGGACAGACTACACGAAACAGCCGGATTCCGTACCGATTATCAAATCATAACTGATGTAAATATGAGGAAAATAATACGAGCCTCAAAGAAGAAAAAGTAA
- a CDS encoding phosphatase PAP2 family protein codes for MNTIRLTIKQFIHKYSHACILLYGLVYMAWFGYLEKTVTSDYFVIHSVFDDFIPFIEVFIIPYLMWFAFIAVTVLYFLFTDKQGYLRLTTLMFTGMTIFLIICTIFPNGLNLRPEVFTRENIFIDLVRHLYAADTPTNVLPSLHVYNSIACYIAISHSEKLRQSRLVQKGSFILTVLIVLSTMFLKQHSVVDVVAAGVMAYFMYQIVYVPSETRISVLARQTI; via the coding sequence TTGAATACGATTCGATTGACGATAAAACAATTTATCCACAAATACAGTCATGCCTGTATCCTGTTGTACGGGCTGGTCTATATGGCATGGTTCGGTTATCTGGAAAAGACCGTCACCAGCGATTACTTTGTGATCCATTCGGTATTCGATGATTTCATTCCCTTTATCGAAGTGTTCATCATTCCTTACCTGATGTGGTTCGCCTTTATTGCAGTAACGGTGCTTTATTTCCTGTTCACGGATAAGCAAGGATATCTCAGACTGACAACGCTGATGTTTACAGGTATGACCATATTCCTGATCATCTGCACGATCTTTCCGAACGGTCTGAATCTGCGCCCGGAGGTCTTTACCCGGGAAAATATTTTTATCGACCTGGTACGCCACCTTTATGCGGCAGATACGCCTACGAACGTTCTGCCCAGCCTGCATGTGTATAATTCCATCGCATGTTATATTGCAATCTCACACAGCGAGAAGCTCCGGCAATCCCGCCTGGTACAGAAGGGTTCCTTTATCCTGACCGTGCTGATCGTCCTGTCTACCATGTTTTTAAAGCAGCATTCCGTCGTGGACGTGGTAGCGGCCGGCGTGATGGCATATTTCATGTACCAGATTGTATATGTTCCATCGGAGACGAGAATCTCTGTGCTTGCACGACAGACCATTTAA